In Pseudochaenichthys georgianus chromosome 6, fPseGeo1.2, whole genome shotgun sequence, a single window of DNA contains:
- the arpp19b gene encoding cAMP-regulated phosphoprotein 19b, producing MSEEVEGTRTAEEKQEMEDTVISPEKAEEAKLKARYPNLAAKPGGSDLLRKRLQKGPKYFDSGDYNMAKAKMKNKQLPSAPTEKTEITGGHIPTPQDLPQRKTSIVASKLAG from the exons ATGTCTGAAGAGGTTGAGGGAACACGAACTGCGGAGGAAAAGCAG GAAATGGAGGACACAGTAATCAGTCCTGAGAAGGCAGAGGAGGCCAAGCTGAAGGCCAGGTATCCTAACCTGGCAGCCAAGCCTGGTGGCTCTGACTTACTGAGGAAGAGACTTCAGAAGGGG CCAAAGTATTTTGACTCTGGTGACTACAACATGGCAAAGGCAAAGATGAAGAATAAACAGCTTCCATCAGCCCCAACGGAGAAGACCGAGATCACAGGGGGGCACATCCCAACACCTCAGGATCTGCCTCAAAGAAAGACATCAATCGTGGCCAGCAAACTGGCTGGTTAA